AGCCGTACTCCGTGCCGGTGTGCCGCATCAGGGCGCCCGAGCCGGAGGAGGAGCCGCCGGGCCGGTACGTCACGAGCAGGAAGTCGACGTCCGTCCCGGGGACATGCCCGAGCCGCTCCCACACCACCCCCGAGTCCAGCTCCAGGACGTCCCGTTCACCCGGGGTGATCAGGGGCCCGAGGCGGCCGACGGGATCGGCGGCGAAGGCGGCGAGGGCGTGCGCCACCGTCGTTCCGCCCGCCGCCACGGCGGCTTCACCCGGCTCGAAGAGCGACTCCACGGAGATGCCCAGGGCGGTCGTGAGGGCGTACAGCGTGCTCACCGACGGCTGGCTCTTGCCGGTCTCGATCTGGGAGACCAGGCTCGCGGAGACACCGACCTCGCGGGCCAGGGCGCGCAGGCTCACGCCGCGTTCCTGACGCGCCTGCCGGATGCGCGCGCCGACGGGCGGCACGTCGGCAGGGGGCACGGGCGGCTCCTCTCACGAACGGTCATGTGCAGTGTCATTGAACAGCCGCCGCGGGCCGTCGCACCAGGGATCGGCCGAAGGGAGGAGAGCGGGCCGCGCCGGTCATGGCCATCCGGC
This DNA window, taken from Streptomyces sp. NBC_00663, encodes the following:
- a CDS encoding helix-turn-helix domain-containing protein: MPPADVPPVGARIRQARQERGVSLRALAREVGVSASLVSQIETGKSQPSVSTLYALTTALGISVESLFEPGEAAVAAGGTTVAHALAAFAADPVGRLGPLITPGERDVLELDSGVVWERLGHVPGTDVDFLLVTYRPGGSSSGSGALMRHTGTEYGYLLSGELVLTLGFDKSVLRPGDAVCFESTTPHRYRNDGTEPAVGVWFVSGQSVQ